Proteins found in one Miscanthus floridulus cultivar M001 chromosome 4, ASM1932011v1, whole genome shotgun sequence genomic segment:
- the LOC136549597 gene encoding protein Barley B recombinant-like, with protein MDDDDGSLGIRNWGFYDTVKGNLGLQPMSSVPPDRDTKSLLPNGAFLQHHGHHNATHQLHMQHNQHSRGPAGGRPSVGMPAESQPIHMDFSRNEAWLHQLHHQRPPEQRVLHSRPIGPAGHVGHPGHGGHPAHGGHIVHHHPTGYGMISDAQHTLQMMQPPLESQLQEPPPCKEEEAPPPLVEDHSVPVVSTRPPLKKRQRGQQQNRQPKSPKPKKPKKPKKPAVPLEDGAPNGHAPRRRGPKKTVGMVINGIELDLANIPTPVCSCTGAPQQCYRWGAGGWQSACCTTSISTYPLPMSTKRRGARISGRKMSQGAFKKVLEKLAGEGYNLANPIDLKTFWAKHGTNKFVTIR; from the coding sequence atggacgacgacgacggcagccTAGGCATTCGGAATTGGGGCTTCTACGACACTGTGAAAGGCAACCTCGGCCTGCAGCCCATGTCGTCCGTGCCACCTGACCGGGACACAAAGTCACTGCTCCCGAACGGTGCCTTCTTGCAGCACCATGGACACCACAATGCCACGCACCAGCTCCACATGCAGCACAACCAGCATTCCCGTGGCCCTGCTGGTGGTCGACCCTCTGTTGGCATGCCTGCCGAATCGCAACCTATTCACATGGACTTCTCACGCAATGAAGCTTGGTTGCACCAGTTGCACCACCAACGTCCTCCTGAGCAGAGGGTCCTTCATTCTCGCCCTATCGGACCAGCTGGGCATGTTGGGCATCCAGGCCATGGTGGCCATCCTGCGCATGGTGGACATATTGTGCATCACCATCCTACTGGCTATGGGATGATATCAGATGCACAGCATACTCTCCAGATGATGCAACCACCGCTTGAGTCACAGCTTCAGGAGCCTCCTCCATGCAAGGAAGAGGAAGCGCCACCTCCGCTGGTTGAGGATCACTCTGTGCCTGTGGTTAGTACCAGGCCACCTCTGAAAAAGAGGCAGCGGGGCCAGCAGCAGAATCGGCAGCCTAAGTCACCAAAGCCTAAGAAGCCTAAGAAGCCTAAGAAGCCTGCTGTTCCACTGGAGGATGGAGCACCCAATGGGCATGCGCCCCGAAGGAGGGGACCTAAGAAGACTGTGGGGATGGTGATTAATGGTATTGAGCTGGACCTTGCCAACATACCAACACCAGTTTGCTCGTGCACCGGAGCTCCCCAGCAATGCTACCGGTGGGGTGCGGGTGGCTGGCAGTCTGCATGCTGCACAACTTCTATATCAACGTATCCACTGCCAATGAGCACAAAGCGCCGGGGCGCACGTATTTCTGGAAGGAAGATGAGCCAAGGTGCATTCAAAAAGGTGCTTGAGAAGCTGGCTGGTGAAGGGTACAACCTTGCTAATCCAATTGACTTGAAGACGTTTTGGGCTAAGCACGGCACAAATAAGTTTGTAACAATCAGGTAA